In Phyllobacterium zundukense, one DNA window encodes the following:
- a CDS encoding branched-chain amino acid aminotransferase: protein MASVPFDQLEGYIWMNGEFVRWADAKVHVLTHGLHYASSVFEGERAYGGEIFKLNEHTERLHESARILGFKIPFTVEELNEASRKLLAKQGFQDAYVRPIAWRGSESMGVSAQANKINVAIAIWQWPSYFDPAQKLKGIRLDLAEYRRPDPKTAPSKSKAAGLYMICTISKHAAEAKGYADALMLDWRGQVAEATGANVFFVKDGVIHTPTPDCFLDGITRRTVIDLAKRRGYEVVERTIMPEELDSFEQCFLTGTAAEVTPVSEIGPHRFTVGEIAINLMNDYAAEVMPKKAAAE, encoded by the coding sequence ATGGCATCCGTTCCATTTGATCAGCTTGAAGGTTACATCTGGATGAACGGCGAATTCGTTCGCTGGGCGGATGCCAAGGTTCACGTGCTGACTCACGGCTTGCATTATGCAAGCTCCGTCTTTGAAGGGGAACGCGCCTATGGCGGCGAAATCTTCAAACTCAACGAACACACGGAACGCTTGCACGAATCGGCACGCATACTGGGGTTCAAGATTCCTTTCACGGTTGAAGAATTGAACGAGGCAAGCCGGAAACTCCTGGCCAAACAAGGCTTCCAGGATGCCTATGTCCGTCCGATCGCTTGGCGCGGCAGTGAGTCGATGGGCGTTTCGGCTCAGGCCAACAAGATCAATGTCGCTATCGCCATCTGGCAGTGGCCAAGCTATTTCGATCCTGCGCAGAAGCTGAAGGGTATCCGGCTTGACCTTGCTGAATATCGCCGCCCTGATCCTAAAACAGCACCGTCCAAATCAAAGGCAGCCGGTCTGTACATGATTTGCACGATCTCGAAGCATGCCGCCGAAGCCAAGGGCTATGCCGATGCCCTGATGCTCGATTGGCGTGGGCAGGTTGCCGAGGCGACGGGTGCCAATGTGTTCTTCGTCAAGGATGGAGTCATTCATACGCCGACGCCCGATTGCTTCCTCGACGGTATTACCCGCCGCACGGTTATCGATCTGGCCAAGCGGCGCGGCTACGAAGTTGTCGAGCGAACAATCATGCCGGAAGAACTCGACAGTTTCGAGCAATGCTTCCTGACTGGCACTGCCGCAGAAGTTACTCCGGTTTCGGAGATCGGCCCCCATCGTTTCACTGTCGGCGAAATCGCGATCAATCTGATGAATGATTATGCGGCTGAAGTAATGCCAAAGAAAGCTGCTGCCGAATAG
- a CDS encoding MBL fold metallo-hydrolase, which yields MGQLQAGIIPVTAFQQNCTILFDSDDKHGVLIDPGGDNEQVLNAIQSNGIVIEAIWITHGHIDHAAGAMDMKDALGVDIIGPHEADRFLLDSLESTALQYGITDKVRNCTPDRWLNDGDTVSFGSHVFEVLHCPGHAPGHVVYFNRVAKFAHVGDVLFNGSVGRTDLPGGDHAALINSIKTKLLPLGDDIGFICGHGPGGRFGEERRTNPFLIQA from the coding sequence ATGGGACAATTGCAGGCCGGTATTATTCCTGTCACGGCCTTTCAGCAAAACTGCACGATCCTCTTTGACAGTGACGACAAGCACGGCGTTCTCATTGATCCGGGCGGGGACAATGAGCAGGTCTTAAATGCAATCCAGTCAAATGGCATTGTGATTGAAGCTATCTGGATCACGCACGGCCATATCGATCATGCAGCCGGTGCCATGGACATGAAGGACGCGCTTGGCGTCGACATCATCGGACCACACGAAGCCGACCGCTTTCTTTTGGACAGTCTGGAATCAACGGCCTTGCAATATGGCATTACGGACAAGGTCCGCAATTGCACGCCCGACCGGTGGTTGAATGACGGCGATACGGTATCGTTCGGCTCGCATGTTTTCGAAGTGCTGCATTGTCCTGGCCATGCGCCCGGTCACGTCGTTTATTTCAACCGGGTAGCGAAGTTCGCCCATGTGGGCGATGTCTTGTTCAATGGATCGGTTGGGCGGACGGATTTGCCGGGTGGCGACCATGCCGCGCTGATCAACTCTATCAAGACGAAGCTCTTGCCGCTCGGAGACGATATCGGTTTCATATGCGGCCATGGGCCTGGCGGGCGTTTCGGTGAAGAGCGCCGCACCAATCCATTCCTGATACAGGCATAA
- a CDS encoding BA14K family protein: protein MNKGTKIAILATAALATVMVPLTSASADDWRGDRYYRHRHHNNGGDALAAGAIGLAAGAVLGSVLAQPREPEVIYRDYDDGYRPAYRAPVRVYREVQAPRYYGAAQPWSREWYRYCSDRYRSFNPETGTFRGYDGRDYFCNAN from the coding sequence ATGAACAAAGGCACCAAGATTGCCATTCTCGCAACCGCCGCTCTTGCAACGGTCATGGTACCCCTCACTTCGGCGTCCGCCGACGATTGGCGCGGTGATCGCTACTATCGCCACCGTCACCACAACAACGGCGGCGACGCATTGGCAGCTGGTGCAATCGGCCTTGCAGCTGGTGCCGTACTCGGCAGTGTGCTTGCCCAGCCACGCGAACCGGAAGTGATTTACCGCGACTACGATGATGGCTACCGTCCGGCATATCGCGCTCCTGTCCGCGTCTATCGCGAAGTTCAGGCTCCCCGTTATTACGGCGCGGCACAGCCCTGGTCACGTGAATGGTACCGCTATTGCTCAGATCGCTATCGCTCATTCAACCCGGAGACCGGCACATTCCGCGGGTATGATGGACGCGACTACTTCTGCAATGCCAACTGA
- a CDS encoding cold-shock protein, with amino-acid sequence MAQTGTVKFFNSEKGFGFIKPDDGAADIFVHISAVQASGLTGLADNQKVSFDTEPDRRGKGPKAVNISVTE; translated from the coding sequence ATGGCACAGACCGGTACGGTCAAATTCTTCAACAGTGAAAAAGGCTTTGGCTTTATCAAGCCGGATGACGGCGCAGCGGACATTTTCGTTCATATCTCCGCAGTTCAAGCGTCCGGTCTCACAGGTCTCGCAGATAATCAGAAGGTCTCCTTCGATACCGAGCCTGATCGTCGTGGTAAGGGCCCAAAGGCCGTTAACATTTCGGTCACTGAATAA
- a CDS encoding lytic transglycosylase domain-containing protein codes for MAAFLVLAPLDAWAADNPFVSTPAKPPTPTVGQICAAIATHADGNGVPRDFFARLIWKESRFDVQATSPVGAQGIAQFMPGTAKERNLDDPFDFAKALPASAALLKDLRRSFGNWGLAAAAYNAGPTRVANWLSSGGFLPLETEEYVLDITGRSADDFAAGTEINARPLNAKLSFDAACRQLPIVRFATIAMAQIKPKPWGIQIAGNFRRSAAVGQLQRLRRSFPAILNKHEPVISRNRTAMGRRGIYAVRIGADSRSEANQICTLLHSAGGACIVLRNR; via the coding sequence ATGGCAGCATTCCTGGTGCTGGCCCCGCTCGATGCGTGGGCAGCGGACAATCCGTTCGTTTCAACGCCCGCAAAACCCCCAACACCGACTGTCGGGCAGATCTGCGCAGCCATCGCGACACATGCGGATGGGAACGGGGTTCCACGTGATTTCTTCGCAAGGCTGATCTGGAAAGAAAGCCGTTTCGATGTCCAGGCGACAAGCCCCGTTGGTGCACAAGGTATCGCCCAGTTCATGCCGGGAACGGCCAAAGAGCGAAATCTCGACGATCCTTTCGACTTCGCCAAGGCTCTGCCAGCGTCCGCAGCGCTTTTGAAGGACCTGCGCAGATCCTTCGGCAACTGGGGTCTGGCAGCTGCTGCCTACAATGCCGGCCCGACGCGGGTGGCGAATTGGCTGTCGAGCGGTGGCTTCCTCCCACTCGAAACAGAAGAATATGTGCTCGACATTACGGGGCGGTCAGCGGACGATTTCGCAGCAGGCACCGAAATAAACGCACGCCCGCTCAATGCCAAGCTCAGCTTCGATGCCGCATGCCGCCAGCTGCCGATTGTCCGCTTTGCAACCATTGCCATGGCCCAGATCAAGCCCAAACCGTGGGGCATCCAGATTGCCGGCAATTTTCGCCGTTCGGCGGCCGTCGGTCAGCTCCAGCGCTTGCGCCGCAGTTTTCCAGCGATCCTCAATAAGCATGAGCCCGTTATCAGCCGCAACCGTACCGCAATGGGACGACGCGGCATCTATGCCGTACGTATCGGGGCGGACAGCCGAAGTGAGGCCAATCAAATCTGCACCCTGCTCCACAGCGCCGGAGGGGCCTGTATCGTGCTCCGCAACCGATAG
- a CDS encoding Kazal-type serine protease inhibitor domain-containing protein — MAVTAIVASCTVAVEDGGPHYPRPDRPERPQFCTREYAPVCGVRGSVRQTFGNACEARSRDFRIVGSGECSYQDRPGGGWSGQPGRPDRPDRPGGPGQPYRPEEPRMCTQQYAPVCARRGNSVQSFGNACEAGNAGYRVIGEGRC; from the coding sequence ATGGCAGTGACGGCTATAGTCGCGAGCTGCACAGTTGCGGTGGAGGACGGTGGCCCCCATTATCCGCGCCCCGATCGGCCCGAGCGGCCGCAATTCTGTACGCGCGAATATGCGCCGGTTTGCGGCGTTCGTGGATCTGTGCGTCAGACATTTGGCAATGCCTGCGAGGCGCGCTCCAGGGATTTTCGCATCGTTGGCTCTGGAGAATGTAGCTATCAGGATAGGCCGGGTGGCGGCTGGAGCGGACAGCCGGGTCGGCCAGATAGGCCAGATAGGCCAGGTGGCCCCGGTCAACCGTACAGACCCGAGGAACCGCGCATGTGCACGCAGCAATATGCGCCCGTATGTGCCCGCCGTGGCAACTCGGTTCAATCTTTCGGCAATGCCTGCGAGGCTGGCAATGCAGGTTATCGGGTGATTGGCGAAGGACGGTGCTAA
- a CDS encoding HAD family hydrolase, protein MPSSITTIGFDADDTLWQNEQFFRTSEKHFADLLSPHVEIADLSDRLLAIEKRNLDLYGFGIKGFTLSLIETAVEVTEGQVPSSVIAEILAAGREMLRHPVETLPHVQETLEQLADQYRLVLITKGDLFDQERKLAQSGLGDFFDAVEIVSNKDRATYQRVFSRHGDGAERAMMIGNSLKSDVVPAIEAGSWGIFVPHELTWALEHVDAPVAEPRFREIGHLGELVPLLAKIS, encoded by the coding sequence ATGCCTTCTTCCATAACAACAATCGGTTTCGACGCGGACGATACGCTCTGGCAGAACGAACAGTTTTTCCGGACATCGGAAAAGCACTTTGCCGATCTCTTGTCTCCACATGTGGAGATTGCGGATCTTTCCGACCGATTGCTTGCGATCGAGAAGCGCAACCTCGATCTCTACGGTTTCGGCATCAAGGGTTTCACACTTTCATTGATCGAAACGGCAGTCGAAGTAACGGAAGGTCAGGTTCCATCTTCGGTTATCGCCGAGATTCTGGCCGCCGGTCGGGAAATGCTGCGTCATCCGGTTGAAACTTTACCGCATGTGCAGGAAACGCTGGAGCAACTGGCCGATCAATATCGACTCGTGCTGATCACGAAGGGCGATCTGTTCGATCAGGAACGCAAGCTGGCGCAATCGGGGCTCGGTGATTTCTTCGATGCGGTGGAAATCGTCAGCAATAAGGACAGAGCGACCTATCAACGGGTTTTCAGCCGTCACGGTGACGGCGCGGAACGAGCCATGATGATCGGTAACTCGCTGAAATCCGATGTGGTTCCCGCGATCGAGGCTGGCAGTTGGGGCATATTCGTACCGCACGAATTGACCTGGGCGCTTGAACATGTCGATGCGCCGGTTGCCGAGCCTCGTTTCAGGGAGATCGGGCATCTCGGCGAGTTGGTGCCGCTTCTCGCGAAGATCAGTTGA
- a CDS encoding ATP-binding protein, giving the protein MKVDIDMGAAPAGAKAMLDLEELLATRLLVQGNSGSGKSHLLRRLLEQSAQWVQQCVIDPEGDFVTLADKYGHVVVDGARTENELTRIAARIRQHRVSVVLDLEGLDVEQQMRCAAAFLGGLFDAERDYWYPMLVVVDEAQLFAPAVAGEVSDEARKLSLGAMTNLMCRGRKRGLAGVIATQRLAKLAKNVAAEASNFLMGRTFLDIDMARASDLLGMERRQAEQFRDLARGHFVALGPALSRRPLAVTIGPVETSARSSSPKLTPLPQPGEDAHDLIFTPAPEERRAIVRRTPPPPAPTPTADILNQLTQAKALAQAEAPAPTLFPEIDQAERNGLIDAIMHEMLNDPDASFRTDAVLYQDFLVRCRIRRVPGEALALPDFRRRLAVARAGIDGETAQSEPWQQALELSKTLPDDVQGVFFIVAQAAVTNSPCPSDATLARAYGTHSARRARRLLTYFEEQGLIVVRTDFTGNRVVAFPDLGCETAPGDPNGPDEGTPEQHAAE; this is encoded by the coding sequence ATGAAGGTCGATATCGACATGGGAGCGGCGCCAGCCGGCGCGAAAGCCATGCTCGATCTGGAAGAGCTTCTGGCCACCCGCCTGCTCGTCCAGGGCAACTCTGGCTCGGGCAAATCGCACCTGTTGCGCCGCCTGCTCGAGCAAAGCGCCCAGTGGGTGCAGCAATGCGTCATCGATCCGGAAGGCGATTTCGTCACTCTGGCCGACAAATACGGCCATGTGGTTGTCGATGGCGCTCGTACAGAGAACGAGTTGACCCGCATAGCCGCCCGCATTCGCCAGCACCGGGTTTCCGTGGTGCTTGACCTCGAAGGGCTGGATGTCGAGCAGCAGATGCGCTGCGCTGCGGCATTTCTTGGCGGTCTGTTCGATGCCGAACGGGATTACTGGTATCCGATGCTCGTCGTTGTTGACGAGGCGCAGCTTTTTGCACCAGCCGTCGCCGGAGAAGTCTCCGACGAGGCGCGCAAGCTCTCCCTCGGCGCCATGACCAATCTGATGTGCCGCGGACGCAAGCGTGGCCTAGCCGGTGTCATCGCCACGCAACGCTTGGCCAAGCTTGCGAAGAACGTAGCCGCTGAAGCCTCCAACTTCCTTATGGGGCGTACTTTTCTCGACATCGACATGGCCCGCGCCTCCGATCTTCTCGGGATGGAACGGCGGCAGGCAGAACAGTTTCGCGATCTGGCACGTGGCCATTTCGTCGCCTTGGGACCGGCGTTATCGCGTCGGCCGTTGGCCGTCACCATCGGCCCGGTGGAGACTTCTGCCCGTTCATCGAGCCCCAAGCTGACGCCACTGCCGCAGCCAGGTGAAGATGCCCATGATTTGATCTTTACGCCGGCACCGGAAGAGCGGCGTGCCATTGTTCGTCGCACGCCTCCTCCGCCAGCACCGACCCCCACTGCCGACATTCTGAACCAGCTCACACAAGCCAAAGCCCTGGCACAAGCCGAAGCTCCTGCGCCCACGCTGTTTCCCGAGATTGACCAAGCGGAGCGCAATGGCCTGATCGATGCGATCATGCATGAAATGCTCAATGATCCCGACGCGTCTTTCCGCACCGATGCAGTTCTCTACCAAGATTTTCTCGTCCGATGCCGCATTCGCCGCGTGCCGGGTGAAGCACTGGCCCTACCTGACTTCCGCCGCAGGCTGGCCGTCGCACGCGCCGGCATCGATGGCGAGACGGCACAAAGCGAACCGTGGCAGCAGGCACTTGAACTGTCGAAGACCCTGCCCGACGATGTTCAAGGTGTATTCTTCATTGTGGCGCAAGCTGCCGTCACGAATAGCCCCTGCCCTTCGGACGCAACCTTGGCCCGCGCCTATGGCACCCATTCCGCCAGGCGCGCCCGGCGGCTCCTCACCTATTTCGAAGAACAGGGACTGATCGTCGTCCGCACCGATTTCACCGGCAATCGCGTTGTCGCCTTTCCGGATCTCGGTTGCGAGACCGCGCCCGGCGATCCGAATGGCCCCGATGAAGGTACACCGGAGCAGCACGCGGCTGAATAA
- a CDS encoding saccharopine dehydrogenase: MSLPITKPVLIIGGSGIVGAKTAQTLRRLHPDLPIAIGGRDIAKAQGIAEAVGNAVAARIDLDRTDLGQDASSAYSAIAVFVKDETLNSMKYAQAHGLPYLSVSSGVFEVGPEMALAIRKPGSAPILMASNWLAGAATFPALQAALDFRTIDQISITVVLDEQDMGGPAAFADFQRLTESAPNPLQLKDGRWRWVKGEEAKRGFIDIDGTEVEASAYSPLDVLSLSTATDVKSIRFDLVYGMSASRRRGDAFSTEIAIEISGELLTGEKVHKRLDIVHPEGQAPLTALHVALGIERLLGLSGGEPVEPGIYLPDMLMEPEYVVRQMKEFGTVFRQN, translated from the coding sequence ATGTCATTACCCATAACAAAACCTGTTCTGATCATTGGCGGTTCAGGTATCGTCGGAGCAAAAACAGCACAAACGCTGCGCCGGCTGCACCCCGACCTGCCCATTGCCATCGGCGGTCGCGACATCGCCAAGGCGCAAGGCATTGCCGAAGCAGTGGGTAACGCCGTCGCTGCCAGAATCGATCTCGACCGGACCGATCTCGGCCAGGACGCAAGCTCCGCTTACAGCGCGATCGCCGTATTCGTGAAGGATGAGACACTCAACAGCATGAAGTATGCCCAGGCTCATGGCTTGCCATATCTCAGCGTCTCCAGCGGAGTATTCGAAGTGGGGCCGGAAATGGCACTCGCGATCCGCAAGCCCGGAAGCGCTCCGATCCTCATGGCGAGCAACTGGTTGGCGGGCGCCGCCACCTTCCCGGCGCTTCAGGCAGCGCTTGATTTTCGAACCATTGATCAGATTTCAATCACTGTCGTCCTTGACGAACAGGATATGGGTGGGCCAGCAGCCTTTGCAGATTTTCAGCGGCTCACCGAATCGGCGCCTAATCCACTGCAGCTCAAAGACGGACGTTGGCGCTGGGTCAAAGGCGAGGAGGCCAAGCGGGGATTCATCGATATTGACGGCACTGAGGTCGAAGCCAGCGCATACTCGCCACTCGATGTGTTGAGCCTTTCGACGGCGACAGACGTGAAGTCCATTCGTTTTGATCTCGTTTATGGCATGTCTGCGAGCAGAAGACGGGGCGACGCATTTTCCACTGAGATTGCCATCGAGATCAGCGGCGAATTGTTAACGGGTGAAAAAGTGCATAAGCGTCTGGATATCGTGCACCCAGAGGGACAGGCTCCGCTGACAGCGCTGCATGTTGCGCTTGGAATCGAGCGTCTCCTCGGTCTTTCTGGGGGTGAACCGGTCGAGCCCGGCATCTATTTGCCCGACATGCTGATGGAACCGGAATACGTTGTCCGTCAAATGAAGGAATTCGGCACAGTGTTTCGACAAAACTGA
- a CDS encoding TetR/AcrR family transcriptional regulator, translating into MKLDNGEREGAIPLAYCHVTNSKLLLVTLQELLCQKTAVGVKGRCRMANGSAKKMPKAQRRDQLLDTALCIIREQGTDALTLGYLAEQAGVSKPIAYEHFGTRAGLLIALYEQLDQRQVDELAAAIEETPKQLENVARVMSDAYMACYRSIGPEWSAISAALKGDEEMERFQAKLIDSYVDLYCSTLAPYTALPDTELRLRCVGIIGAAEAISREMVRGNLDEAAAARVLQSLIVNWLSA; encoded by the coding sequence TTGAAACTGGACAATGGTGAACGCGAGGGGGCGATTCCTCTCGCTTATTGCCATGTTACTAATAGTAAGTTACTACTAGTAACATTACAAGAGTTGTTATGCCAAAAAACTGCCGTGGGCGTGAAAGGTCGATGCCGGATGGCGAATGGTTCAGCGAAGAAAATGCCGAAGGCGCAGAGGCGTGATCAGCTTCTGGATACGGCGCTTTGCATTATTCGCGAGCAAGGTACCGATGCTCTGACGCTCGGTTATCTTGCCGAGCAGGCCGGCGTAAGCAAGCCTATTGCCTACGAGCATTTCGGCACGCGCGCTGGTTTGCTGATTGCGCTCTATGAGCAATTGGACCAACGGCAGGTCGATGAACTCGCTGCTGCGATCGAGGAAACGCCGAAGCAGCTCGAGAATGTCGCGCGGGTCATGAGCGATGCCTATATGGCGTGCTATCGATCGATCGGTCCTGAATGGTCGGCGATTTCGGCCGCGCTCAAGGGCGATGAGGAAATGGAAAGGTTTCAGGCAAAACTGATCGACAGCTATGTCGACCTCTATTGCTCAACCCTGGCGCCGTACACCGCTCTGCCGGATACCGAACTCCGTTTGCGCTGCGTAGGTATCATTGGTGCGGCAGAGGCGATTTCCAGAGAAATGGTGCGTGGGAATCTCGACGAAGCAGCGGCTGCACGCGTTTTGCAATCGCTGATCGTCAATTGGCTTTCCGCCTGA